The sequence ACCTACACCTATTATTCCATCACCGAAGCCGAGAAGAACGGGCTCAAGGGCGTGTCGGCCCTGCCGCATTCGATGAAGGTGGTGCTGGAAAACCTGCTGCGCTTCGAAGACAACCGCACGGTGACCAAGGCTGATATCGAGGCCGTCGCGACCTGGCTCGTTTCCCGCACCAGTGAGCACGAGATTTCCTACCGCCCGGCCCGCGTGCTGATGCAGGACTTTACCGGCGTCCCCGCCGTGGTGGACCTGGCCGCGATGCGCGACGCCACCGCCAAGCTCGGCGCCGATCCGCAGAAGATCAATCCGCTGGTCCCCGTCGACCTTGTCATCGATCACTCGGTGATGGTCGACAGCTTCGGTACCCCGCTGGCCTTCGAGCAGAATGTCGAACTCGAATATGAGCGCAATGGCGAGCGCTACGAATTCCTGCGCTGGGGCCAGTCGGCCTTCGACAATTTCCGCGTCGTCCCCCCGGGCACCGGCATCTGCCACCAGGTGAACCTCGAATACCTGGCCCAGACCGTGTGGACCAAGGACGAGAATGGCGAGACCGTCGCCTACCCGGATACGCTTGTCGGCACCGACTCGCACACCACCATGGTCAACGGCATGGCCGTGCTCGGCTGGGGCGTCGGCGGCATCGAGGCCGAGGCTGCCATGCTTGGCCAGCCCATCACCATGCTGATCCCCGAAGTCGTCGGCTTCAAGCTGACCGGCAAGATCAATGAAGGCATCACCGCCACGGACCTCGTGCTGACCGTTACCGAAATGCTGCGCAAGAAGGGCGTGGTCGGCAAGTTCGTCGAATTCTACGGCCCGGGCCTCGATTACCTGAGCCTCGAAGACCAGGCGACCATCGCCAACATGGCTCCTGAATACGGCGCCACCTGCGGCTATTTCCCTGTCGATGCCGATACGCTCAAATACCTGACCACCTCGGGTCGCGATCCGCAGCGCGTGGCGCTGGTGGAAGCCTATTCGCGCGCCCAGGGCATGTTCCACGAGACCAACTCGCCCGACCCGGTCTTCACCTCGACGCTGGAACTCGACCTTTCCACCGTCGTGCCATCCATCTCCGGCCCCAAGCGCCCGCAGGACCGTATCGCGCTGGACAATGCCAAGTCGGCCTTCGCCGCCGCCCTGCCTAAGGAATTCGGCAAGACGGACGATCCGGCCATCCCGGTCGAAGGCAAGGATTTCTCGATCGGCCATGGCGACGTCGTCATCGCCGCCATCACCTCCTGCACAAATACGTCCAACCCATCCGTGCTGGTGGCTGCCGGCCTCGTCGCCCGCAAGGCGCGTGAACTCGGCCTCAACAGCAAGCCCTGGGTCAAGACCTCGCTGGCGCCCGGCTCGCAGGTGGTCACCGACTACCTGACCTCGGCGGGCCTCCAGGACGATCTGGATGCCATCGGCTTCAACCTGGTCGGGTACGGCTGCACCACCTGCATCGGCAATTCCGGTCCGCTGCCTGTGGAGATTTCAAAGGCCGTGCAGGCGGGCGACCTGGTCGCTGCCTCGGTGCTGTCAGGCAATCGCAATTTCGAAGGCCGCGTGAACCCGGACGTCAAGGCGAACTTCCTCGCCTCGCCGCCGCTGGTGGTGGCCTATGCGCTGGCCGGCTCGATGAAGATCGACATCACCAAGGATGCCATCGGCACCTCCAAGGACGGCAAGCCGGTTTACCTGAGGGATATCTGGCCCTCCAACCACGAGGTCGCCGAGATCGTGCGCAAGCACGTGACCAAGGAGATGTTCCAGGGCCGCTATTCGGACGTCTTCAAGGGCGACACCAACTGGCAGGGCATTCAGATCGAGGGCGGCGAGACCTATGGCTGGAACTCCAGCTCGACCTATGTGCAGAACCCGCCCTATTTCGAGGGCCTGACCATGGAGCCCAAGCCGGTCACCAATGTCACCGGCGCCAAGGTGCTGGCGCTGTTCCTCGACTCCATCACCACCGACCATATCTCTCCGGCCGGTTCGTTCAAGGCGACGACGCCCGCCGGCAAGTATCTCGAGGAACGCCAGGTGGCGCCGCGGGACTTCAATTCCTACGGCGCCCGCCGCGGCAACCACGAAGTGATGATGCGTGGCACCTTCGCCAATATCCGCATCAAGAACCAGATGCTCTCGGGCGTCGAGGGTGGCTACACCAAGGGTCCGGATGGCTCGCAGATGGCGATCTACGATGCTGCCATGGCCTACCAGGCCCAGGGCACGCCGCTGGTGATCTTTGCCGGCAAGGAATATGGCACCGGCTCGTCGCGTGACTGGGCCGCCAAGGGCACGAACCTCCTCGGCGTGCGCGCCGTGATCGCCCAGTCCTTCGAGCGTATCCACCGCTCCAACCTGGTCGGCATGGGCGTCATCCCGCTGCAGTTCAAGGACGGCGAGAGCTGGCAGACGCTGGGCCTCGACGGTAGCGAAACCATCGACATCGAAGGCGTCACCTCGATCGCGCCGCGCGCCATGGTCACCGTCAAGATCACTCGTGCCGATGGAAGCGTGGTCAATGTCGAAACCCGTTGCCGCATCGATACGGCAAACGAGCTCGACTACTACAAAAATGGCGGCATCCTGCACTACGTGCTGCGCAGCCTCGTCGCCGCGTAAGCGGCCTTGCCAACTGGAATGCAAATGGCGGCCTCAGGGCCGCCATTTTGTTTTAGCTCATCTCGAGATCGCACCGTGTAGGTAGATTCTCCCCCTCTCACCCTCTTTTGACTGGCGAGGTCTGGCGGGCCCGGCTTACAACCTTGCCCATGATTGCAAGACCCATCCTTGGCGCTGCCCTCAGCATCGTGACGCTGCTTGCCCTGGTTCAATCGACCAGCGCGGAAAGCACGCGCACGCGTCCCAAGGCGGTGGTGGAACTCTTCACCAGCCAGGGCTGCGCCCAGTGCCCGCCGGCCGATGCGCTGCTCACCGGCCTGGCCGAAGAAGGCGACGTCGTGGCGCTGGCCTACCATGTCGACTACTGGGACTATGTGGGCTGGGAAGACACGTTCGGCAGTCCGGAATTTTCCGATCGCCAGCGCGCCTATGCCAAGAGCTGGGGCTCGTCGCGCATCTATACGCCGCAGATGGTGGTCAATGGCGCCAAGGGCGTCGTTGGCTCGCGGCGGGGCGAGGTGCATGGCGCGCTCGATGGTGCCGCACTGCCGCTGGGCGTGGAACTCGCGCGCGATGGCGATACGCTCGACGTGACCATTCCGCCCAATACCAGCCTGGATGATGCCGTGGTCTGGATGGTGACCTATCTTGATCGGGCTGATGTGGCGATCGACAAGGGCGAGAATGCCGGCAAGGCCATGGTCTATACCCAGGTGGTGACCGACCGGCAGGTGTTGGGCATGTGGGAAGGGGCGACGGGCGCCAGCCTCAAGCTGCCGCTCCCCGAAATTCTCGGCCAGGGCAGCAGCGGCATTGCCGTCATCGTGCAGCAGGAAAAGGGCGGCCTGCCTGGCCCGATCCTGGGGGCTGCGACCTACGAGCCCTGAGTGCTAAAGAAAAACCCATCCCTGGGGGCAGGGATGGGCAAGGTTCTGACTGGTCAACTCAAAATAGGGGCGGCTGACACCCGGGCGTCTGGGTTTGGGGGCTCGGTCGGCCCGGATGCCAGCCACTGGAGGCAATGGTTGTAGGCTGATCCCCCTTTCGGGCGGGGGCAGGGACAAACTGTGACCAAAATGGGGTATTTCGCCCGCGTAGCTGGCCCCTTGCATCCGAAGGCGAATGCCGCAATCATGACAGCGCGTTGACGATTGAAATGTCCCGGAGTCGATCCACTGGCGCAGGGTAGCCCACCACAGGACAAGACGGTCAGCCTGTCGCTGGTCCATGCCGCAGGCGAGGCTCCAGCGCGTCCGGTTTCCAGCAGGCTTCCTGGCGTCACCGCCTTCGATCGCAAGGAACTCCAGCTCATCCTCAATGTCTATGGTCGCAAGGTAGGGCAGGGGGAATGGCGCGACTACGCCATGGACTTCCTGCGCGACAGGGCCGTGTTCTCGGTCTATGCCCGGGTTTCGGAGCGACCGCTGTTCATCATCGAAAAGACGCCCCGCCTGCGCAACCGGCAGGGACAATATGCCGTCACCAACCAGCAGGGCCGCATCCTCAAGCGCGGGCATGACCTGGCTTTGGTGCTGCGCGTGCTCGATCCGCAACTGGCCATCGTGGGATGATCGCGGTTCGCCCTGCGACCGCAGCCGACGTTCCGGCGATGAGCCGGGTGCTTATCGCTTCCATAACCGAACTCTGTGGTCCCGACCATGGCGGCGCGCCCGAGCGGCTGGTGACCTGGACGGCGAACAAAACGCCCGAGGGCGTGGCCCATATGCTGGCCAGTCCGGGGCTGCGCATGCTGGTGGCGGAGCTGGATGGTCAGGTGGCGGCCGTTGGCGCGGTGGTGCCCGATAAGGGCGAGGTATCGCTCAACTATGTCGACCCCGCCGCCCGGTTTCGCGGCGTCAGCAAGGCACTTCTTTCGGCGCTCGAAGCCGAGTTGCGCGTCCACGGCGTGGTCGAGGCCCAGCTCACCAGCACGACCACGGCCCGCGCCTTCTATCACGCGGCGGGCTGGAGCGAGGACGCGACACCAGTCGCCTGCATGGGCGGCGAAGGTCACCGCATGCGAAAGCGATTGGGTTAGAGCGCCTTTTGCAGGTGCACGATGTCGTGCCAGCGGTCGAACTTGTAGCCGACCGATTTGTAGTAGCCGACGCGCTCGAAGCCGAATTTCTCGTGGATGGCGATGGAGTTGGCGGTGTTGGCGGTGATCACGGCCAGCATCTGCTTGAAGCCGAAGGCGCTGGACTGGGCCAGGAGCTCGGTCAGCAGCGCCTTGCCCAGGCCGCGCCCGGTTGCCGCGGGATCGAGATAGATCGAGTCCTCGCAGGTGAAGCGATAGGCGGCGCGCGGGCGGTAGAAGCTGGCATAGGCATAGCCCAGCACCTTGGCGTCTCCCTCGGCCACGATCAGCGGATGTCCCAGGCGCTTGAGGCCCGCATATTTCTCGGCAATGGCCTCTTCCCCGGGCACCTCGGTGTCGAAGGTGATGGCGGTGTTGCGGACATAGTGGCTGTAGATGGCCGTGATGGCCGGGACGTCGGACCAGGAAAACGGGCGCAGGATGAAGTCGGACACGGCGTCGGCTCGGCAAAACAAAGGGACCGCATCCCTTGTAGGATGCGGTCCCGATGTCAGTCCAACCAAATTGCTTGATCGGTCGATCAAGCCACCTGTTGCTTACTCGCGGTTGCCGAACAGGCGGAGCAGCATCAGGAACAGGTTGATGAAGTCGAGGTAGAGGTTCAGCGCGCCCATGATGGCACCCTTGGCCAGCACGTCGGCGCCATAGGACTCCGAGTAGCCTTCCTTGATCTTCTGCGTGTCGTAGGCGGTCAGGCCCACGAAGATCAGCACGCCGACCGCCGAGATGGCGAATTCGAGCATGGACGACTGCATGAAGATGTTGACCACCGAGGCGATGATCAGGCCGATCAGGCCCATCATCAGGAAGCTGCCCATCTGGGTCAGATCACGCTTGGTGGTGTAGCCGTAAAGGCTCATGGCACCGAAGGTCGCGGCGGTGATGAAGAACACCTTGGCGATCGAGGCGTCGGTATAGACCAGGAAGATCGAGCTCAGCGACACGCCCATGATGGCGGCGAAGGCCCAGAAGGTGGCCTGTGCAGCCGGCACGGACAGCTTGTTGATGCCGAAGCTCAGCACCAGCACGAAGGCCAGGGGAGCCAGCATCACGACCCACTGCAGCGGGCTGGCATAGAGCAGATAGCCCCACTGGGTGACGAGCTGGCCGTTGGCCAGCTGGCCCACGGCGGCGTTCGGATCGGTGGTGATGGCGGCGGCGGCGGCGAACCAGGCGGCGAGCCCGGTCACGACAAGCCCGATACCCATGTAATTGTAGACGCGCAGCATGTAGCTGCGCAGGCCCTCGTCGATGGCCAAGGCCGAGCCGGCCCGCGCACCGAGGGTCTGACGGTCATATTCAGCCATAGTCGGTTTCCTTTCCCAATTGTCGCGGTCTCTTGCACCGCCGGTGGGCATTGGTTTGCCACTTGATGAAACAATATGGATGTGACCCCAGTTGTTTACAAGTGATCTTGGCCTGCTGCGACGAATCGACTGGCCCGACGGTCGCTCTGTGCTACGGTCGGGGTCGAATCGCGTGTCCTTATGAAGAGGAGGGCCCCATGCCCCGGCTCTTTACCGGCCTTGAAATTCCGGCCGATGTTGGATTTGCGCTTTCTCTCAAGCGGGGCGGATTGACGGGCGCCCGCTGGATCGACGCAGAAAACTATCACATTACCTTGAGATTCATCGGTGACGTCGACCACCAGACGGCCAACGAGGTGGCCGACAGCCTGGACCGGCTGGTCAATTCGCTGCGCTTTTCGGTGCGGCTCACCCATCTGGGGTCGTTTGGTGGTGACAAGCCGCGGGCGCTTTATGCCGGGGTCGAGCCCAGCGAGTCGCTGAACCGTCTGCAGGCCGCCCAGGAACGCGTGCTGCAGCGGGCCGGCCTGCCGCCCGATGGCCGCAAATTCGTGCCCCATGTGTCCCTGGCGCGGCTGCGCGGCACCAGTGCGGGGGAACTGGCGCGGTTCATGGCGGAAGCGGGGCGCTTCGAGCCGCTGAGCTTTCCGGTCGGCCGCTTCGTCCTGTTTTCCAGCAAGGATTCGGTGGGCGGTGGCCCCTATGTCGTCGAACAGAGCTACACCCTGGCCGCCTAGGGCCGCTGCTGCTCGGGCATCAACACATTGTTAACCGGCGCGGCGCAAACCGGCATGGGCGGGCGCGGCCCGCCAAAATGCCGCCGCGATTGACTCGCAGTTGAAGCAAATACGCGCAAACGTGGCGGCGTTTGACACCTTGGTAACCATGTTGGGCGACAGTTCGCGGGCATTGCTCCCAGCATGGGACCTTCGAGACAAAGGATGAATTGGCGATGACGACGAAAACCGGTGGCCTGGTCATGGGGCTCGCGGTCGGCGCGATCATGGCTCTGGTTCCTGCCGCGCAGGCGCAGCAGGCGACCGAGCTCGGCACTTTCAATGCCTGGACGGCCTGGCAGGCAACCGACGCGTCCGGGGTGATCTGCTACGTTTCGGCCACCCCGCAAAAGAGCGAGCCGGCCGGCGCCAACCGCGATCCGATCCACTTCATGATCATCCACCGCAAGGGCATGGGGACCAAGAACGAGGTCCAGACCATTATCGGCTACCCGTTCAACACCTCCGACGCCAAGGCCAGCGCCAGCGTCGATGGCAAGTCCTATCCCATGGTGACGGAAGGCTCGGCAGCCTGGCTCGCCTCGACGGGTGACGAAGGTGGGTTCGTGCAGGCGTTCAAGGCCGGCAGCAACCTGGTGGTCAAGGGGACCAGCCAGCGTGGCACCAATACCGTCGATACCTATTCGCTGTCGGGCGCGACCGCGGCGATGAACGCGATCGACGCTGCCTGCGCATGATTTTTGAGTTGCCCCACAAGGGCAATCAACCCTATCTGGGCGGTGGGCTGGTCCGGCCCGTCGCCCGTTTTGCTTCCGCGAGGTCCTGATGTCCAAGTCCGCCGTGGCGCTTGCCCTGAGCGCCAGCCTGATCCTCACGGCCACTGCCAGCGCCCAGCAGGTAAGGCTGCTGGGCGAACATCGCGCCTGGTCGAGCTATGCCGCCAATGATGCGACGGGTCCGGTCTGTTTCGCCATGACCAAGCCCGAACGGGTGACGCCGACGCCCGATGGTTACAGCCAAGCCTATATCTACATCACCAATCGCCCTGCCGAGAATGTCGTGACCGAGTTTAACCTGGTCGCGGGCTTCGCTTTCCAGCCCGACAGCAAGGCCACGGTCGATGTCAGCGGCCAGGTCTTCAACCTTTTCACCCAGAACGACGCCGCCTGGCTCGACGATGCCGGCCAGTCGAGTGCACTGGCGAGCGCCATCCGCGCCGGCTCCTCCATGACGGTGGAAGGCACCACCGCCGCCGGCATCAAGGTGACGCAGAACTATTCGCTGAGCGGCGCGACAGCCGCCCAGCAATCGATCGGGAACTGCTCCTGAGGCCAGCCGCAACCACGGCGCGTCATCCTCGGGCTTGACACGAGGACACTGCACTTAACGCTGGTTCAGCAAGTGTAGAGCCCTCGGGTCAGGCCCGAGGGTGACGATCGCAGATGCGGGAGCGCTCAATGCAATCCTCCCTCGCACCACGGTGACTTTGCGAAATCCGTCCCCATATGCTATTGGCCGCGCCAATCCCGCATCTTCCGGACCTTTCGCCACGCCATGAGCATCGCGCTGAACCTTGACCATTCGACTGCCGTGCGCCCTGCTGCCACCAGCAGGCCGTCGCTGATCGGTCTCAGCAAACCGCAGCTGGCCGAGGCACTGACCACATCGGGTATCGCGTCCGACAAGGAAGCGCGCATGCGCGCCAGCCAGTTGTGGAACTGGCTCTATGTCAACGGCGTGACCGATTTCGACCGCATGACCAATGTGGCCAAGCCCGTACGGCAGAAGCTGGCCGACAGCTTCCTGCTCGATCGCCCCGAAATCGTCACCGAGCAGGTTTCGACCGACGGCACCCGCAAGTGGCTGTTCCGCTTCCGCGACCCGGCCAATCCGAACTTCCCGCCGGTGGAAGTGGAAACCG comes from Devosia oryziradicis and encodes:
- the acnA gene encoding aconitate hydratase AcnA is translated as MTSVNSFKSKSTLTVGGKTYTYYSITEAEKNGLKGVSALPHSMKVVLENLLRFEDNRTVTKADIEAVATWLVSRTSEHEISYRPARVLMQDFTGVPAVVDLAAMRDATAKLGADPQKINPLVPVDLVIDHSVMVDSFGTPLAFEQNVELEYERNGERYEFLRWGQSAFDNFRVVPPGTGICHQVNLEYLAQTVWTKDENGETVAYPDTLVGTDSHTTMVNGMAVLGWGVGGIEAEAAMLGQPITMLIPEVVGFKLTGKINEGITATDLVLTVTEMLRKKGVVGKFVEFYGPGLDYLSLEDQATIANMAPEYGATCGYFPVDADTLKYLTTSGRDPQRVALVEAYSRAQGMFHETNSPDPVFTSTLELDLSTVVPSISGPKRPQDRIALDNAKSAFAAALPKEFGKTDDPAIPVEGKDFSIGHGDVVIAAITSCTNTSNPSVLVAAGLVARKARELGLNSKPWVKTSLAPGSQVVTDYLTSAGLQDDLDAIGFNLVGYGCTTCIGNSGPLPVEISKAVQAGDLVAASVLSGNRNFEGRVNPDVKANFLASPPLVVAYALAGSMKIDITKDAIGTSKDGKPVYLRDIWPSNHEVAEIVRKHVTKEMFQGRYSDVFKGDTNWQGIQIEGGETYGWNSSSTYVQNPPYFEGLTMEPKPVTNVTGAKVLALFLDSITTDHISPAGSFKATTPAGKYLEERQVAPRDFNSYGARRGNHEVMMRGTFANIRIKNQMLSGVEGGYTKGPDGSQMAIYDAAMAYQAQGTPLVIFAGKEYGTGSSRDWAAKGTNLLGVRAVIAQSFERIHRSNLVGMGVIPLQFKDGESWQTLGLDGSETIDIEGVTSIAPRAMVTVKITRADGSVVNVETRCRIDTANELDYYKNGGILHYVLRSLVAA
- a CDS encoding DUF1223 domain-containing protein; this translates as MIARPILGAALSIVTLLALVQSTSAESTRTRPKAVVELFTSQGCAQCPPADALLTGLAEEGDVVALAYHVDYWDYVGWEDTFGSPEFSDRQRAYAKSWGSSRIYTPQMVVNGAKGVVGSRRGEVHGALDGAALPLGVELARDGDTLDVTIPPNTSLDDAVVWMVTYLDRADVAIDKGENAGKAMVYTQVVTDRQVLGMWEGATGASLKLPLPEILGQGSSGIAVIVQQEKGGLPGPILGAATYEP
- a CDS encoding DUF2794 domain-containing protein; this translates as MVHAAGEAPARPVSSRLPGVTAFDRKELQLILNVYGRKVGQGEWRDYAMDFLRDRAVFSVYARVSERPLFIIEKTPRLRNRQGQYAVTNQQGRILKRGHDLALVLRVLDPQLAIVG
- a CDS encoding GNAT family N-acetyltransferase, which gives rise to MIAVRPATAADVPAMSRVLIASITELCGPDHGGAPERLVTWTANKTPEGVAHMLASPGLRMLVAELDGQVAAVGAVVPDKGEVSLNYVDPAARFRGVSKALLSALEAELRVHGVVEAQLTSTTTARAFYHAAGWSEDATPVACMGGEGHRMRKRLG
- a CDS encoding GNAT family N-acetyltransferase is translated as MSDFILRPFSWSDVPAITAIYSHYVRNTAITFDTEVPGEEAIAEKYAGLKRLGHPLIVAEGDAKVLGYAYASFYRPRAAYRFTCEDSIYLDPAATGRGLGKALLTELLAQSSAFGFKQMLAVITANTANSIAIHEKFGFERVGYYKSVGYKFDRWHDIVHLQKAL
- a CDS encoding Bax inhibitor-1/YccA family protein; amino-acid sequence: MAEYDRQTLGARAGSALAIDEGLRSYMLRVYNYMGIGLVVTGLAAWFAAAAAITTDPNAAVGQLANGQLVTQWGYLLYASPLQWVVMLAPLAFVLVLSFGINKLSVPAAQATFWAFAAIMGVSLSSIFLVYTDASIAKVFFITAATFGAMSLYGYTTKRDLTQMGSFLMMGLIGLIIASVVNIFMQSSMLEFAISAVGVLIFVGLTAYDTQKIKEGYSESYGADVLAKGAIMGALNLYLDFINLFLMLLRLFGNRE
- the thpR gene encoding RNA 2',3'-cyclic phosphodiesterase, translated to MPRLFTGLEIPADVGFALSLKRGGLTGARWIDAENYHITLRFIGDVDHQTANEVADSLDRLVNSLRFSVRLTHLGSFGGDKPRALYAGVEPSESLNRLQAAQERVLQRAGLPPDGRKFVPHVSLARLRGTSAGELARFMAEAGRFEPLSFPVGRFVLFSSKDSVGGGPYVVEQSYTLAA
- a CDS encoding invasion associated locus B family protein gives rise to the protein MTTKTGGLVMGLAVGAIMALVPAAQAQQATELGTFNAWTAWQATDASGVICYVSATPQKSEPAGANRDPIHFMIIHRKGMGTKNEVQTIIGYPFNTSDAKASASVDGKSYPMVTEGSAAWLASTGDEGGFVQAFKAGSNLVVKGTSQRGTNTVDTYSLSGATAAMNAIDAACA
- a CDS encoding invasion associated locus B family protein, whose translation is MSKSAVALALSASLILTATASAQQVRLLGEHRAWSSYAANDATGPVCFAMTKPERVTPTPDGYSQAYIYITNRPAENVVTEFNLVAGFAFQPDSKATVDVSGQVFNLFTQNDAAWLDDAGQSSALASAIRAGSSMTVEGTTAAGIKVTQNYSLSGATAAQQSIGNCS